The Brevibacillus choshinensis genome includes the window ATGGAGGCATGACCAATGTGGTTGCACCGATCGCAGACTCCACCTGGGCGATCATCACCTATGAAGAAGCATGGAACAGCTACATCAATAGCTACGTGATCAAACAAGGTGATTCGTTTGTGTTGATTGATTCCCAACTGCGAAAGCATCGAGCCTTTTTACAGAAATCACTTGAGGATATCGGTGCCACCGCTGAGCACATCGAGTACGTTTATTTTACACATCGTCACCCTGATCATATCGGCAATGCCGACTTGTTTCCATCCCGGAATAACTGGATACATCTGGATGATTATTATGAGCTGGATGATTTTTCCCAGACGCTATTCGGGCACACGTTTACCGGAAGCGGGGGAGATCTTCCGTCGCTACGCTTTCGACAACTTTCCTACCACACAGAAGGCTCCGTCGCCTTATTCGATCCGCAGTCGAAGGTATGCTTTACAGGAGATCATCTCTGTTTTCCCGACGCAGATTTGGGAAGTATCGTAGGGGAAGAGCCCGAAGTTCGCGAAGCGTATAAACAGTATATACAGATGTGGAAAGTAAAAGAGCCTGAGCGTGTCCAGGAATACG containing:
- a CDS encoding MBL fold metallo-hydrolase codes for the protein MTNVVAPIADSTWAIITYEEAWNSYINSYVIKQGDSFVLIDSQLRKHRAFLQKSLEDIGATAEHIEYVYFTHRHPDHIGNADLFPSRNNWIHLDDYYELDDFSQTLFGHTFTGSGGDLPSLRFRQLSYHTEGSVALFDPQSKVCFTGDHLCFPDADLGSIVGEEPEVREAYKQYIQMWKVKEPERVQEYADGLEIMLDWPIEVLATGHGPILKGNVVPFIQEIISLVRG